Within Diospyros lotus cultivar Yz01 chromosome 15, ASM1463336v1, whole genome shotgun sequence, the genomic segment GGGCTTTGATGTTTAATGCCATCGCATACGGCGATGATGAAAGCGGGAGTGGCTCTCAGAGCCCGCTCGAGAAGGCGGGTGCCACCCCTCAAGCTCTGGAAGAAGTGGATGCCCTTAACAAAGGCTCCCACCAAGCCGTGGTGGCTGGGAATCAGGAATGCCTGGTTCAGCAGTGAGAATTCTGGTGGCTCCGTCCATCCGTGCGTGCTGTCTTTATGTTGGTTATGTATAACTATCCTATCCCATAAATAAGGCAAACTTGCAGGTGTTTGCATTGTTGCTGAAATAACTTTGCTTCTGTATTGTGGATTAGCTTTGGTGTTGTGTTTGGCTGTGGTAAGATCTGTTGCTCTGTGGATTTGCTGCTCTCATGAGCTGTGTAGTGAATAATGCCTTGTTAATTTGATGGCTCTGATTAATGTTGTATTATTATTTGGCGTGTTTGTTTGTTGTGTCTATTCTATTCCATTCTATTCTATACTCCTCGTGAGCTTTATTTGGCTTCTAGTGGAGATGCTGGAATTAATGTTCATATATCTTGTATACTGCATgtatagataaaataaaatattattcaactTGGTACAGATCTGAACAAGTAGTAAGATTGGAAATGATATTTGGGTATTCAAGTTGTAACACTTTTATGGTTATTTCTTCTTATAAGATAATtacctaaattatttttatcaaggctctttaaaatttaagttagtTGATGATTAAGAACCTTTGGTCCTCGGAGCATGGTGGTTTGCCTTTTATACACGTGGACTCTCACCTTATCTTGTGGTCTATTGTCCATAGGACTCCTAGGGCTTTTACACACGTGGACTCTCACCTTATCTTGTGGTCTACTGTCCATATGACTCCTAGAGATAAGGGATAATCCCTATTTTCTTATAAGTGTACCAAATGATATCCTTTATACTTGGTGAAAAAATAGGGCGATTGAAGATTGTCTTCATTTATATTCCTTTAAAATTGGCTCAAGAAAATTTTGGCGAAGGATGAAACAAATAGTTGGGTTCTAGCCATAGTTAGATCCCAACCATCGGTTTCGACAATGGACCATGACTTACGGTTAATGCCTACCTTTATTatagtgcaattttgttcacccctttaacggggtgaacatcaccctcaTTGCTTTTGTAAGGGTGAAGAGCAACGAAATGACACGCCACCCAAAATAGAGTGCCGTTCCGTTGCTCTTCACTCTCACAAAAACTGTGAAGGTgatgttcaccccgttaaaggggtgaacaaaatcgcactccctTTATTAACTAAATGTAATAATGACTTCTTCAAAATCCGCTAGACATTTTCctaccattttttctttttttttttttgttttttaatcttGTAGACAACGCCTAGCCTTGCAAAGGCTCACTAGAACTTGTGGACTCAAGTGACAATGGGATGATGATTCTCCTTGCTAACGACCAACATTCGCAAAATCAAGTTTTTTGCTTTGGTAAAAATCCTTTGCAAAAACTTGAAATCAAACTAAACATTAGATTCGGTTCCAACAACAGTTGTagcccaattttttttacttttatttttaattaatagggattaaatagaatttttaactCTATTTAGTTTTAGTTAACCTTGTTTATGGGATAGGTGTGTCttgaaaataaagtaaaaattatgaaGTCCTCCACGGACAAGAACAAACCACAGGGGATATGGAGGCAATTTATCCTATGTCTACATGTTTCTTGAAAACATAATtacatgtatataaattatagacaattttcttcttccatttaaaaatgtgtaaataatctATTCTATTATACAAACAAACATGATATTTGGTGTTAACAAATATTGAAGCCTTGTCAAACTTTACAAATATCAATAATGTCATTCAATAATCCTAAAATCTaaagaataattttatcaaCAAGTTTCCAATCCATGACCTCCAATTTCCAATCACCATCAAATAAATCTTCATTTGAAatcttatttgaaattttattttgaatagaaGCAACATAAAAAATCCATTTTCTCTTATACAAATATGGGACATAAGGGTGGGGTGGGGGGATTGGCACCTTTGCAGTgtatactatattatatatgtacaaggaaaagaaataaaagaaataagaacaaCACATGTTGTACACCCATTGTTTGTGCTCGACTTCTAGTTCAAGAGATGTATACACCTTGGATACATTCACCTCATGGAGATAGGGTTGGGTTGATTTTTCCTCTCCGATTGGGTTTGGGTTCAGGTTCGGAAATGAGTTTGGGATTTTGGGTTTGGAGTTGGGTATGACACTCATTTGCCCTCAACCCACCCCTTTGGCCATTCCTATTTTTACTACAGTCATACCTCATCAAGTATAGCAAATTAAATACCTTGGTGTGACAATGCATTGATTATCTCATATTCTTATTTAGTGCTCGCGTTATTAGTTGTTACCTCACATTCTcgtatttgtatatatacatatatatacacaaatacatatataatccCTACAAATTATACTACTCGTAGTCTCTCATAGAGGTTACATCTCtaatttaatctaatctaaacctatctcttaattaattataatatttctaaCAAGTCTGATCCATTTAGCTGGGCATTGTTTGTTTTGCCAAATCTTGGGTTCCAAGTAAAGTAAGCTCAGACAATTCAAAATggaaaagtaaataaaaagcTGAAAACACAGTAACAAAAGAAAGCTCGCAAGAACAAAGCAGTAAAACTCTCctccatcacgtagattgcaaTTGCTCCACACAAACACAATGCCACAACACGAGCAAGCCCTTGTAAGGAAAACATGAGCCCCCTTAAAGCTTCTCCGCACAATATGATCAAAAAAACACTTCCTCTTCCCCTATATATCCAAACCCAAATCGCTAGTTTCTTCCATCTCCTGATTTATCATGCCACTGCCGATGCCGAATACCCTAGTAGCCCTCATCCTCTGCCTTCATGTTGTCGTAGCAAAAGCCAAAAGGGTGCCGGGAAATGCCACAATTAGCGGCACTTCGGCGGTGGCGCCGTGGCTCAAGAAGGTGACGGATCCTAGAGACCCTGGTTGCTGGAACAGGCCATGGATTTGTCGGCATGGAGAATACCCGCCGAGAACCAGGCGACTGTGTTGTCGGAACCGATGCGTTGACGTCGATTCTGATGTCAATAACTGTGGACTCTGTGGAATTAGATGCCCCTTCACTTGGCAATGCTGTCGAGGGCTATGCATCAACACCAATATCAACCCTTTCCACTGTGGCCGCTGCGACCATCGCTGCCCCTTTCCGAGCTTCTGCATCTACGGCATGTGTGGATACGCCGCGCCACTGCCGCCCTTTCCATTTCCTCCAAGGCCGCACCCGCCGCATGGCCCCTTCCCACCGCACCCGCCTCATGGCCCCTTCCCACCGCACCCGCCACACGAACCCTTCCCGCCGCACCCGCCTCATGGCCCCTTCCCGCCGCACCCGCCTCACGAACCCTTCCCGCCGCACCCGCCTCATGGTCCCTTCCCGCCGCACCCGCCACACGAACCGTTCCCGCCGCACGGCCCTTTCCCGCCTCACCCTCCTCATGGCATCGAACCCCATCCGCCTCCGCCACATGACCCGAGTTTATGAAGTTGAATTGAAGTTAATCCGAGATGTTTGTGGGTTCCAAGAGCTTGATGTTGTGATCGAGTTATCCTAGcttggcatatatatattttgtttaatttgttgtaCCTAGTCTATTAATTTGTGGTATGATTTATGTTTCCTTGTTAAGTATGCATTATTTTGGTATTAGTCTATCTATTGTGTTTGTGGCATATTTGAtaatgagaaaatgaaaaaaaaaataaataaataaaaagaaaatgatgaagacGATAAAAGAAGTTGTCATTTACCCTTGTCTTAGTTTTCGACTTCTTGATGTGTTGTTGTTCTTGTTACATGCACAATGGACAAATAGAAAGGGAACAATCTCTTCCCAATTTTTGTGACATATTGTTGTCTTTCTTTCCATTTCAATAACTTTCTTGCCTATTCCTAAGTTAACATCCGAACAAATGCTATcccctcattctctctctcacacacaccaTCATTGCACGTCGATGGATCATTAACCTTGTTTTCGACTATGCTTCAATTCTTGCCACCTCCATCAAACCAAACTTGACATCTTGCACATTTGAACCCTCTTCcctttctattttgatagtcaaAATTCATGCAGAGTGATAAAATTTTCAAGCCCTTTTCACTAATCTAATCGGTACCTCTCAACTTTCATTAAATACCGACACCTAAATCTCATCCTCGATCACCCAAACGATGGCCCATATTCATTGATTCAAACCAAACCCTAACCCCTTTATAATCTACCCCCCAAATCTTACTCGTCAACTTCTAAAGTCTCATATAGTAACTTCAAAAGTATTCCCTTATAACAAAACCCTCAATACCTAATTAACTAT encodes:
- the LOC127792377 gene encoding uncharacterized protein LOC127792377; the protein is MPLPMPNTLVALILCLHVVVAKAKRVPGNATISGTSAVAPWLKKVTDPRDPGCWNRPWICRHGEYPPRTRRLCCRNRCVDVDSDVNNCGLCGIRCPFTWQCCRGLCINTNINPFHCGRCDHRCPFPSFCIYGMCGYAAPLPPFPFPPRPHPPHGPFPPHPPHGPFPPHPPHEPFPPHPPHGPFPPHPPHEPFPPHPPHGPFPPHPPHEPFPPHGPFPPHPPHGIEPHPPPPHDPSL